Proteins from one methanogenic archaeon mixed culture ISO4-G1 genomic window:
- a CDS encoding MFS transporter — translation MILTKSELMALLAMSFALFMDGIDANIVSLALPSLAEYFDTDTNTVAWVTITYFMMVAGLMLTFGRIASSGHIKKMYLAGFAIFTASSVVCGMSEDLGLLIAARCVQGVGAAILAAVAPMICVKFISPSNLGLAFSALILSGALGFGCGPGVGGLILDTLSWHWVFYINIPLGFLAIFLASKGIPKDCVTDSSRIDYKGSVLIFVAVVSGIYVLEMFSRDGQGMICLVMGMVMVMAMIALVIVEKRSGSPIIRPALFKGWKFNISVACYLLLNLAYMGISYVIPFYIMKELSISYSMAGLILLMPYAITVLLSLPMGRYCDVHGRTKVAILTTVLLTMMSVGYYLITPEMGWVPLIPIGIIMGVLWGICGASLTSLIVDLAPAEERNIASTLTNFIYYTGGAVGTALFASLVAFGSGAPGVSLEILTPAEFMSGYSFTMLCAMIISILTVVMICTVVSGMKKKADSSSE, via the coding sequence ATGATACTGACCAAGAGTGAGCTGATGGCCTTGCTGGCCATGTCCTTCGCGCTATTCATGGACGGCATAGATGCCAACATCGTGAGTCTGGCGCTCCCGTCTTTGGCGGAGTACTTCGATACGGATACCAACACCGTCGCCTGGGTGACGATAACCTACTTCATGATGGTCGCGGGACTGATGCTGACTTTCGGCAGGATAGCTAGCTCGGGACACATCAAGAAGATGTACCTGGCGGGATTCGCCATATTTACCGCATCGTCCGTCGTATGCGGAATGTCCGAGGACCTGGGGCTGCTCATCGCGGCACGCTGCGTGCAGGGTGTCGGCGCCGCGATCTTGGCGGCGGTCGCGCCGATGATATGCGTCAAGTTCATTTCACCCAGCAATCTGGGCTTGGCGTTCAGTGCGCTCATTCTCTCAGGCGCCCTGGGGTTCGGATGCGGACCGGGAGTGGGCGGACTGATCCTGGACACGTTGTCATGGCATTGGGTGTTCTACATCAACATCCCGCTGGGATTCCTGGCAATCTTCCTGGCATCCAAAGGGATCCCGAAGGATTGCGTCACCGACAGTTCGAGGATCGACTACAAGGGAAGTGTGCTCATATTCGTGGCTGTGGTTTCAGGGATATACGTACTCGAGATGTTCTCCCGGGACGGGCAGGGGATGATATGCCTGGTCATGGGTATGGTGATGGTGATGGCCATGATTGCTCTGGTGATCGTGGAGAAGCGTTCAGGAAGTCCGATCATCAGACCGGCCCTCTTCAAGGGGTGGAAGTTCAACATCTCGGTGGCATGCTATCTGCTGCTGAACCTGGCCTACATGGGCATCTCGTACGTGATACCCTTCTACATCATGAAGGAGCTCAGCATTAGCTATTCCATGGCCGGTCTGATCCTGCTGATGCCTTACGCTATAACCGTATTGCTCAGTCTCCCCATGGGCCGCTATTGCGATGTCCACGGAAGGACGAAGGTGGCCATCCTGACCACGGTCCTCCTGACGATGATGTCGGTCGGATACTATCTGATCACTCCGGAGATGGGCTGGGTCCCGCTGATTCCCATCGGGATCATCATGGGAGTACTGTGGGGAATTTGCGGAGCGTCGCTTACCAGTCTCATAGTGGATCTGGCGCCTGCCGAGGAACGCAATATCGCTTCCACGTTGACCAATTTCATATACTACACGGGCGGCGCTGTCGGTACGGCACTGTTCGCTTCTCTGGTGGCGTTCGGGTCCGGGGCTCCGGGAGTGTCCCTCGAGATTCTGACTCCGGCTGAGTTTATGAGCGGGTATTCGTTCACGATGCTCTGTGCCATGATCATCTCGATCCTGACCGTAGTGATGATCTGCACGGTGGTCTCAGGGATGAAAAAGAAGGCGGATTCGTCGTCCGAGTGA
- a CDS encoding amino acid permease has product MFCLKPLLVLIPGETPDLSRGWNYERGKGKIEVREGPRHMGCAVIAFGAMIGWGWVVSSGSWIEGGGAIGAALGFLVGGIMVFFVGRTYAELISAMPQCGGEHVYSLKAMGPAASFVCTWAIILGYASVVCFESCTLPMIVTYVWPDFQVYYMYTIAGYDIYASQVLLAAIVAIFITYINIRGTKVAAIVQTIFTAILAIIGILIIAGAAFSGDVANLEAQAFIGDDWGTAFNGILTVAMLSPFFFIGFDVIPQAAEEIKAPLKKVGTIVLISVAMATLFYALIIVGIGLILTPAEIEASMAGSGLVTADALAKAFSSAAMSKVVLLGGLCGILTSWNAFMIGGSRAIFAMAESYMIPKAFTKLHEKYRTPVLAILLIGFLSILAPLVGRKMLVWIVDAGNFGCCLAYMMVAISFLILRKKEPDMPRPYKVSHYKLVGWIAMLMSGFMVVMYIIPGTGGSLCLEEWAMVGGWALLGVIFALMCKKQYGDKFGQLAHVEYENSESPEDEEAHA; this is encoded by the coding sequence ATGTTTTGTTTGAAACCGTTATTAGTTTTGATTCCAGGAGAGACCCCGGACTTATCAAGGGGTTGGAATTATGAAAGAGGGAAAGGTAAAATCGAAGTTCGAGAGGGTCCTAGGCACATGGGATGTGCTGTCATCGCATTCGGAGCGATGATCGGTTGGGGCTGGGTCGTCTCTTCAGGAAGTTGGATAGAAGGTGGAGGTGCAATAGGTGCCGCACTGGGATTCCTCGTCGGTGGAATCATGGTGTTCTTTGTGGGAAGGACCTATGCAGAACTCATCTCGGCCATGCCGCAGTGTGGCGGAGAGCACGTATACAGCCTGAAAGCGATGGGTCCGGCCGCATCGTTTGTGTGCACATGGGCAATCATTCTGGGATATGCAAGTGTCGTATGTTTCGAGTCTTGTACCCTGCCAATGATCGTGACCTATGTGTGGCCAGACTTCCAGGTTTACTACATGTACACGATAGCTGGATACGACATCTACGCTTCGCAGGTTCTGCTAGCGGCCATAGTTGCCATATTCATCACTTACATCAATATCCGCGGAACGAAAGTCGCTGCGATCGTTCAGACCATATTCACCGCCATCCTGGCGATCATCGGAATCCTGATCATCGCCGGTGCCGCGTTCTCCGGAGATGTGGCGAACCTCGAGGCACAGGCATTCATAGGTGATGATTGGGGAACCGCGTTCAACGGTATCCTGACCGTCGCCATGCTGTCGCCGTTCTTCTTCATCGGATTCGATGTCATCCCTCAGGCAGCTGAGGAGATTAAGGCGCCCCTCAAGAAGGTCGGTACCATTGTCCTCATTTCCGTGGCAATGGCTACTCTGTTCTACGCCCTCATCATCGTCGGTATCGGACTCATCCTGACCCCCGCTGAGATCGAGGCCTCCATGGCCGGTTCGGGATTGGTCACAGCCGATGCACTCGCCAAGGCGTTCAGCAGTGCAGCGATGTCCAAGGTCGTCCTATTGGGAGGACTGTGCGGAATCCTGACCTCCTGGAACGCGTTCATGATCGGAGGAAGTCGTGCGATCTTCGCGATGGCGGAGTCCTACATGATCCCCAAAGCCTTCACGAAGCTCCACGAGAAGTACAGGACCCCTGTTCTTGCGATTCTCCTCATCGGTTTCCTATCCATTCTGGCTCCTCTTGTGGGAAGGAAGATGCTGGTCTGGATCGTCGATGCGGGTAACTTCGGATGCTGTCTCGCATACATGATGGTCGCGATCTCGTTCCTCATCCTTCGTAAGAAGGAGCCCGATATGCCACGTCCGTACAAGGTCAGCCATTACAAGCTGGTCGGATGGATCGCCATGCTTATGTCTGGTTTCATGGTGGTCATGTACATCATACCTGGTACCGGCGGATCCCTATGTCTCGAAGAATGGGCGATGGTCGGCGGATGGGCCCTCCTCGGAGTGATCTTCGCGTTAATGTGTAAGAAGCAGTACGGGGACAAGTTCGGACAACTTGCCCACGTTGAGTATGAGAATTCGGAATCCCCAGAGGACGAAGAGGCTCACGCATAA
- a CDS encoding TauE family permease, whose translation MVDPIIIGLDAAFTIFSVIALVYMYMDMKKHKEDTIAAWHAGGWQKKAKIGISAFFLSILDVFGIGCYAPTYAVWKIFHVCRDVLFPGTLLVCMTTQTLVESIYCMTAIDIDPITALTCVITASIGAFFGAGFFAKFNLKKMRFALGIALLVVAAVLILGILGLLNFGGTAIGVDGWKLVVLNIITFILGALMTIGIGCYAPTLAVVSLMGMDPSVSWPIMIGMCGVLCPVAGIRYIRESIDSPVPVYDRNIAITYNACGWIGSIVAMIALTYGLFSLPLATIKIFVVIVIVFTACLFIYDGVKDTTDKVAEREDAEMAAYEGKSE comes from the coding sequence ATGGTTGACCCAATTATTATCGGATTGGATGCAGCATTCACAATCTTCTCTGTGATCGCTCTCGTATACATGTACATGGATATGAAGAAGCACAAAGAGGACACGATCGCTGCATGGCACGCCGGTGGGTGGCAGAAGAAGGCGAAGATCGGAATATCGGCGTTCTTCCTATCCATCCTCGATGTATTCGGAATCGGATGTTACGCCCCTACATATGCGGTATGGAAGATCTTCCACGTCTGCCGTGATGTGCTGTTCCCCGGAACCCTGCTGGTCTGTATGACCACCCAGACCCTGGTGGAGTCCATCTACTGTATGACCGCTATCGATATCGACCCGATCACCGCACTGACTTGCGTTATCACCGCATCCATCGGTGCATTCTTTGGAGCCGGATTCTTCGCGAAGTTCAACCTGAAGAAGATGAGGTTCGCACTCGGTATCGCACTGCTCGTCGTTGCCGCAGTCCTGATCCTCGGAATCCTCGGACTGCTCAACTTCGGTGGAACCGCAATCGGAGTCGACGGATGGAAGCTCGTCGTCCTGAACATCATCACCTTCATACTCGGAGCATTGATGACCATCGGAATCGGATGTTACGCACCCACCCTGGCCGTCGTCTCACTGATGGGAATGGACCCCTCGGTCTCCTGGCCTATCATGATTGGAATGTGTGGAGTTCTGTGCCCTGTCGCAGGAATCAGGTACATCAGGGAGTCCATCGACTCACCCGTACCGGTCTACGACCGTAACATCGCAATCACCTACAACGCTTGCGGATGGATCGGATCGATCGTCGCTATGATCGCTCTGACCTACGGTCTGTTCTCCCTGCCTCTCGCAACCATCAAGATCTTCGTCGTGATCGTCATCGTCTTCACCGCCTGCCTGTTCATCTACGACGGTGTCAAGGACACCACCGACAAGGTCGCGGAGAGGGAAGACGCCGAGATGGCCGCTTACGAAGGCAAGAGTGAGTGA
- a CDS encoding trimethylamine:corrinoid methyltransferase MttB translates to MVKEIYIYRHPEEVTKGGDRMQKPVLEVLTKEEMDQIHAATLKVLQNPGILINHPGARKLCKDAGCDVDETTKVVKFPPELVEACLKKCPSNFTLYSRDGKKDVKMVGDGSVTNYTTFGIGVKTTNYISPGVYENRKSTLSDISNIAKVVDACDNVDEICQPVTALDYATADCCRTIREVDAVMSNTVKPFWQDTEWEYMDIYYDYMVACYGGSEDEAWKKPFLMPCGCPSSPLQIDYAAAQIYTDSFNYGMPVMVLSMAMGAASSPIHLAGTLVTHNAEVIAGLVLAQLAHPGCPVVYGSSTTSFDFYYNSSPVGSPELGLISAGVASLAKYYNIPSTTAGVOCDAKVPSTQGGHEKTITGFLPQLVGASNIYGCGMLELGMSFSMEQLVMDDDMIGMMRYAKRGIEVNPETIAYESIRDVGIGNNFLGYPDTIANFDKPSHPLTFDRDMYDSWVGNGSKDDTIMAHERVQDILANHECTPIAHRDLVDAVIKKADDRFHHKA, encoded by the coding sequence ATGGTTAAAGAAATTTACATATATCGTCACCCAGAAGAGGTGACAAAAGGAGGAGACAGAATGCAGAAACCCGTCTTAGAGGTTTTAACAAAGGAAGAAATGGATCAGATACATGCAGCAACTCTTAAAGTATTGCAGAACCCCGGTATCCTGATAAACCACCCCGGTGCAAGGAAACTCTGCAAGGATGCTGGATGTGATGTCGACGAGACAACCAAAGTCGTAAAGTTCCCGCCGGAGCTCGTTGAGGCATGCCTCAAGAAGTGTCCCTCGAACTTCACCCTGTACAGCCGTGACGGCAAGAAGGATGTCAAGATGGTGGGAGACGGTTCCGTCACCAACTACACGACCTTCGGTATCGGTGTCAAGACAACCAACTACATTTCTCCCGGTGTGTACGAGAACAGGAAGAGTACCCTATCGGATATCAGCAACATCGCGAAGGTCGTCGATGCCTGTGACAACGTCGACGAGATCTGCCAGCCTGTTACCGCTCTGGATTACGCGACTGCAGACTGCTGCCGTACCATCCGCGAGGTGGATGCCGTCATGAGCAACACCGTCAAGCCGTTCTGGCAGGACACGGAATGGGAATACATGGACATTTACTACGATTACATGGTGGCATGTTACGGAGGATCCGAGGATGAGGCGTGGAAGAAGCCCTTCCTGATGCCTTGCGGATGCCCCTCGAGTCCATTGCAGATCGACTACGCAGCCGCACAGATCTATACCGACTCGTTCAACTACGGTATGCCCGTCATGGTCCTGTCCATGGCAATGGGTGCGGCATCATCGCCGATCCACCTGGCAGGAACACTGGTTACCCACAACGCAGAGGTTATCGCGGGACTGGTTCTGGCCCAGCTTGCTCACCCCGGATGTCCTGTCGTCTACGGAAGTTCGACCACGTCGTTCGACTTCTACTACAACTCATCGCCTGTAGGATCGCCCGAACTGGGACTGATCAGTGCAGGAGTAGCTTCGCTGGCGAAGTATTACAACATCCCCAGCACCACCGCCGGTGTCTAGTGTGACGCCAAGGTCCCCTCTACCCAGGGAGGACACGAGAAGACCATCACCGGATTCCTTCCGCAGCTGGTCGGCGCCTCTAACATCTACGGATGCGGTATGCTGGAACTGGGAATGTCCTTCTCCATGGAGCAGCTGGTCATGGATGACGACATGATCGGTATGATGAGATATGCGAAGAGAGGTATCGAGGTCAACCCCGAGACCATCGCATACGAATCGATCAGGGATGTCGGAATCGGTAACAACTTCCTGGGATACCCGGACACCATTGCCAACTTCGACAAGCCGTCCCACCCGCTCACTTTCGACCGTGATATGTATGATTCCTGGGTCGGTAACGGATCCAAGGATGACACGATCATGGCACATGAGCGTGTGCAGGACATTCTGGCTAATCACGAGTGCACTCCTATAGCGCACCGTGATCTGGTCGATGCGGTCATTAAGAAGGCCGACGATAGATTCCACCACAAGGCGTAA
- a CDS encoding dimethylamine:corrinoid methyltransferase MtbB translates to MSEFVTRMGDGRTVRMTKEQILDDIHVGMADGADAGSVPDLTADDIDFLYEIITDPNRVVSVERGHEIVLTEDGGPHKFLLDSGSCCNGVETSRRDSILISERACGMDSFELTTSDYSVKPVKPLISYECETMEQIVMESTVPMLYGAMPNMGLYYAPSGPFGNPADLMREFKVEEAMQQAELAADALTQDITFITREFMKHGAEGYNFDTTASAGDAEFVATLRGVEQMRKDFPEAYITMGMSAENVLGIHGAIEYDGKVVAGMYANDQNKLCEKAGANIFGAVVNTNTSRSFAWNLARSVVIIKDCVKNSNIPVHANLGMGVGGIPMLEMPPIDCVSRANKAMAEIAHVDGVOCGAGDPAGMMIPHYIAGGMGGFRTSGDLVIRMQWAKNMRLNDAKKFVAKKLDLDVFDIADEAIMAEKRRELGIGVPVGEPGTPRGIWAKFNIEDLLGIKINSCEHFRNMMRK, encoded by the coding sequence ATGTCTGAGTTTGTAACAAGAATGGGAGACGGACGTACCGTCCGTATGACCAAGGAGCAAATCCTTGACGATATCCATGTGGGAATGGCTGACGGTGCGGATGCAGGTTCGGTACCGGATTTGACAGCCGACGACATCGATTTCCTCTACGAGATCATCACAGATCCCAACAGGGTCGTGTCGGTCGAGCGTGGTCACGAGATCGTGCTCACAGAGGACGGAGGTCCTCACAAATTCCTGCTCGACAGCGGATCGTGCTGTAACGGAGTCGAGACCAGCAGGAGGGATTCGATCCTCATCTCTGAGAGGGCATGCGGAATGGATTCATTCGAGCTGACCACCTCGGATTATTCGGTCAAGCCGGTCAAGCCCCTGATCTCCTACGAGTGTGAGACCATGGAGCAGATCGTCATGGAATCCACAGTCCCGATGCTTTACGGTGCCATGCCCAACATGGGTCTTTACTACGCACCTTCGGGACCGTTCGGAAACCCCGCGGATCTGATGAGGGAGTTCAAGGTCGAGGAGGCAATGCAGCAGGCAGAGCTGGCCGCGGACGCACTGACTCAGGATATCACATTCATTACCAGGGAATTCATGAAGCACGGTGCAGAGGGATACAACTTCGATACCACCGCTTCAGCTGGAGATGCCGAGTTCGTCGCCACCCTCAGGGGAGTGGAGCAGATGAGGAAGGACTTCCCCGAGGCCTACATCACCATGGGAATGTCCGCAGAGAACGTCCTTGGAATCCACGGAGCTATCGAGTACGACGGAAAGGTCGTAGCCGGTATGTACGCCAACGACCAGAACAAGCTGTGCGAGAAGGCGGGAGCCAACATCTTCGGAGCTGTGGTCAACACCAACACCTCCAGGTCCTTCGCATGGAACCTCGCGAGGTCGGTAGTCATCATCAAGGACTGTGTCAAGAACTCCAACATCCCTGTCCATGCCAACCTGGGTATGGGAGTAGGAGGAATCCCGATGCTCGAGATGCCTCCGATCGACTGTGTTTCCCGTGCGAACAAGGCAATGGCCGAGATCGCCCATGTGGACGGAGTCTAGTGCGGAGCCGGAGACCCGGCAGGAATGATGATCCCCCACTACATCGCAGGAGGAATGGGAGGATTCAGGACATCTGGAGATCTCGTCATCCGTATGCAGTGGGCAAAGAACATGAGACTCAACGATGCGAAGAAGTTCGTTGCGAAGAAGCTCGACCTCGACGTATTCGACATCGCGGATGAGGCCATCATGGCTGAGAAGAGGAGGGAGCTCGGAATCGGAGTACCGGTCGGAGAACCCGGAACACCTCGTGGAATCTGGGCCAAGTTCAACATCGAGGACCTGCTCGGAATCAAGATCAACAGCTGTGAGCACTTCCGCAACATGATGCGCAAGTGA
- a CDS encoding trimethylamine:corrinoid methyltransferase MttB → MKSLKLEVLSHADILDIDETSKNILEKTGIYVNHPKALELFKKNGCEVDEAKKIVKIPRGLIDECMSSSPNRYKYYGRDEGKSVTLSGDGSKTLYAPLGIATNITDYDPVTKGFNTRAAKLQDIYNMSKIVDCCPNISHMIQGVSALDIMAQEGINPYVREWDAMLRGTSKPFMWDSNWKYNEDAFKMEAAVYSDDEEEARKKPFFMNVSCTTSPLQLDYALCDLAITSANYGIPMMIMTMGMAGTSAPFHLAATIAENNAENLAGLCISQLTVKGAPNLYGSCTDAFDFYCNSSPFGSPEATLISCGMAQMANFYQIPGIVAGCVSDSKLPDQQSAHERTLNALMTTLVGAGNLTGCGMINMGMSHSFEQMVIDNDIVGMIRKTWEGIDVTKETLLEEVVEQVGPMGDYIAAESTLFNLDQRSNPEIFDRHMVDEWRGMGSKGTMDIAHEKVKDIIANHEPMPIDSDVRKRLDALIKEADKKLVRIEKK, encoded by the coding sequence ATGAAGAGCTTAAAGCTAGAAGTTTTGTCGCATGCAGACATTCTAGACATCGACGAGACCAGCAAGAACATTCTCGAGAAGACGGGTATCTACGTAAACCACCCGAAGGCACTCGAGCTGTTCAAGAAGAACGGATGCGAAGTGGATGAGGCCAAGAAGATCGTCAAGATCCCCCGCGGACTCATCGACGAATGCATGTCATCATCACCTAACAGGTACAAGTACTACGGACGTGACGAAGGAAAGAGCGTCACGCTTTCCGGAGACGGATCCAAGACACTGTACGCACCGTTGGGAATCGCGACCAACATCACGGATTACGACCCCGTGACCAAGGGATTCAACACCAGGGCCGCCAAGCTGCAGGATATCTACAACATGTCGAAGATCGTCGACTGCTGTCCTAACATCAGTCATATGATCCAAGGTGTATCCGCACTGGACATCATGGCCCAGGAGGGGATCAACCCCTACGTCCGTGAGTGGGATGCGATGCTGAGGGGTACGTCCAAGCCTTTCATGTGGGACTCCAACTGGAAATACAACGAGGATGCTTTCAAGATGGAAGCAGCCGTGTATTCCGACGATGAGGAAGAGGCAAGGAAGAAGCCCTTCTTCATGAACGTCAGCTGCACGACGAGCCCTCTGCAGTTGGACTACGCTCTCTGTGATCTCGCGATCACGAGCGCCAACTACGGAATACCGATGATGATCATGACCATGGGGATGGCTGGAACATCGGCACCATTCCACCTGGCCGCGACCATCGCGGAGAACAACGCAGAGAACCTCGCCGGACTGTGCATCTCGCAGCTGACCGTGAAAGGAGCACCTAACCTTTACGGAAGCTGTACCGACGCATTCGACTTCTACTGCAACTCATCACCGTTCGGATCACCCGAGGCGACCCTGATCAGCTGTGGAATGGCACAGATGGCCAACTTCTATCAGATCCCCGGAATCGTCGCAGGTTGCGTATCCGATTCAAAGCTCCCTGATCAGCAGTCCGCCCACGAGAGGACACTCAACGCACTCATGACCACACTGGTCGGTGCAGGGAACCTCACGGGATGCGGAATGATCAACATGGGAATGTCGCACTCATTCGAGCAGATGGTCATCGACAACGATATCGTAGGAATGATCAGGAAGACCTGGGAAGGAATCGATGTCACCAAGGAGACCCTCCTTGAGGAAGTTGTCGAGCAGGTAGGTCCGATGGGAGACTACATCGCGGCCGAGAGTACCCTGTTCAACCTCGATCAGCGTTCCAATCCCGAGATCTTCGACAGGCACATGGTCGACGAGTGGAGAGGAATGGGATCCAAGGGAACCATGGATATCGCACACGAGAAGGTCAAGGACATCATCGCCAACCACGAGCCGATGCCCATCGACAGCGACGTGCGCAAGAGACTGGATGCCCTCATAAAGGAAGCAGACAAGAAATTAGTAAGGATTGAAAAGAAGTGA